A single Fibrobacter sp. DNA region contains:
- a CDS encoding ribosome maturation factor RimP: MDNREKLDALIAEACEFAGVSLVEMDMFRAGKRRTVRLYIDKPEGVSIDDCSKVSRHLSDALDLDPEVIEGAYTLEVSSPGLDRPLKSVADLLRNKGRTIRVTRSTGKPLTGKLLDADEDNLTLALKGNAGNVVVPRSEVLVAKVDVQI; this comes from the coding sequence TTGGATAACAGGGAAAAGCTGGATGCCCTCATAGCCGAGGCCTGCGAGTTCGCGGGAGTCTCCTTGGTAGAAATGGACATGTTCCGCGCAGGCAAGCGCCGGACCGTGCGTTTGTATATCGACAAGCCCGAGGGCGTTTCTATTGACGATTGTTCCAAGGTGAGTAGGCACTTGTCCGACGCTCTGGACCTGGACCCCGAAGTTATCGAAGGCGCCTACACGCTGGAAGTGTCGTCGCCGGGGCTTGACCGCCCCCTCAAGTCGGTCGCAGATTTGCTCCGCAACAAGGGTCGCACCATCAGGGTGACCCGCAGTACCGGCAAGCCCCTAACCGGAAAGCTTTTGGATGCGGACGAGGATAATTTGACGCTGGCCCTCAAGGGAAACGCCGGAAACGTGGTCGTTCCCAGGTCCGAGGTGCTGGTCGCCAAGGTGGATGTACAAATATAA
- the nusA gene encoding transcription termination factor NusA: MKNEPKVNLLEALKAVVDAKNMDDSVVLNALKQALISAAKKYLHVDKKIDVEITEDEVHVFLRAKVVDDYPDYDPSMTAEEVEKLDEEYMLVPEAQEFDEDAQPGDLLEMEVPTTTFGRQAIQTAKQLLTQQIRDAERQKILDTYKGRIGTMISGEVLRLEGRNVIVSLGKQTEAVIPPREQISHERLGQGQSVKAVIARVEESSKNGAQVVLSRASGDFLKELFRQEVPEIYEGSVEIKGVAREPGYRAKIAVFSRDEKIDPVGACVGMKGARVQTIVRELGNERIDIVHWNENLDVFITRALAPANIVKLTEVPGTQRVVVVINDENLAQAIGKNGQNVKLAATLVGRDLDVFGEKEWSEKSDAEKAEVMTPREQELRRNAHRAESLFANAGSEDSTEENASEAQETTGENA; encoded by the coding sequence ATGAAAAATGAACCGAAAGTCAATTTGCTCGAAGCCCTGAAGGCCGTTGTAGATGCCAAGAACATGGATGATTCCGTGGTGCTGAACGCCTTGAAGCAGGCTTTGATTTCTGCCGCCAAGAAGTATCTCCACGTGGACAAGAAAATCGACGTGGAAATCACCGAGGACGAAGTCCACGTGTTCCTCCGTGCCAAGGTGGTGGACGACTATCCGGACTACGACCCCAGCATGACCGCCGAAGAAGTGGAAAAGTTGGACGAAGAATACATGCTGGTTCCCGAGGCCCAGGAATTCGACGAAGACGCTCAGCCCGGCGACCTGCTTGAAATGGAAGTCCCGACCACCACCTTCGGTCGTCAGGCCATTCAGACCGCCAAGCAGCTCTTGACCCAGCAGATCCGCGACGCCGAACGCCAGAAGATTCTGGATACCTACAAGGGCCGTATCGGCACCATGATCAGCGGCGAAGTGCTCCGCCTCGAAGGTCGCAACGTGATCGTAAGCCTCGGTAAGCAGACCGAAGCCGTGATTCCGCCCCGCGAACAGATTAGCCATGAACGCTTGGGTCAGGGTCAGTCCGTGAAGGCCGTGATTGCCCGCGTAGAGGAATCCTCCAAGAACGGTGCCCAGGTGGTGCTGTCCCGCGCCAGCGGCGATTTCCTCAAGGAACTGTTCCGCCAGGAAGTTCCAGAAATTTACGAAGGCTCTGTGGAAATCAAGGGCGTTGCCCGTGAACCCGGTTACCGCGCAAAGATTGCCGTGTTCTCCCGCGACGAAAAGATTGACCCGGTTGGCGCCTGCGTAGGCATGAAGGGTGCCCGCGTGCAGACCATTGTCCGCGAACTGGGTAACGAACGTATCGACATCGTTCACTGGAACGAAAATCTGGACGTGTTTATCACTCGCGCCCTTGCTCCGGCCAACATCGTGAAGCTTACCGAAGTTCCCGGCACCCAGCGCGTGGTGGTGGTCATCAACGACGAGAACTTGGCTCAGGCTATCGGCAAGAACGGCCAGAACGTGAAGCTGGCCGCAACGCTGGTGGGTCGCGACCTGGATGTGTTCGGCGAAAAGGAATGGTCCGAAAAGTCCGACGCCGAGAAGGCCGAGGTCATGACTCCTCGCGAACAGGAACTCCGCCGCAACGCTCACCGTGCAGAGAGCCTCTTTGCCAATGCCGGTTCCGAGGATTCCACCGAAGAAAACGCCAGCGAAGCCCAGGAGACCACTGGAGAAAACGCCTAA
- the infB gene encoding translation initiation factor IF-2, with amino-acid sequence MSMEDQIKPTDWAQEHGLKVDVVMKLLRDAGVTVRTQVSKVAASDYEKIEEAAAVEKQKQDSRSKNLKSASSSESQESTPKKKSATETVTVKNGVTIRRIKATKPKATTEKPAATKAKAAAKAEDASTSSATGTPKAPEVAAAPSPVAPADASTGSATETSKASVAAPVAEAPAKPAEPAKETPVEVKPEVKAEAPVKTDPKPTAVAKPAPAKPAEPTMMTSSTELKQPPMKAQVFKPDAAILARIAKSQQQQQGGRGPNNRRPGGPGARGQGNAQGYTGTFGPRNAGNGQDNRGGNFRGGQNGGRGGFGGGRSSGFSGGSMQDAFNASNGGVGFGGASSQGGKGGNAKGQNGRHGNDKNRRGNGRDRQEQQKEQQQEMVRQNVSRVMADLSKKPVKKVYRKEHNDNDSGEEKKILKTSDFITVGELAGLMDQMPARVIAKCMEMGMMVTINARLDFETIQILADEFGYEAQLMEEYEEAVLGVEEESEENLQPRHPVVTVMGHVDHGKTSLLDWIRKTHVVSGESGGITQHIGAYEVTTKQGKVTFLDTPGHEAFSAMRARGSQVTDVIVLVVAADSMVMPQTVESIELAKRENVPMVVAITKIDLPTANPDKIRAQLAERGVEVEQWGGQTSCIEVSARTGQGMDQLLETLALEAEVLELKANPDAHAKGAVVESKLDVGKGSMATILVQNGTLHVGDPFVCGIYAGKVRAMFNERGEQMKVAPPSAPCQVLGFDGTPQAGDDLIVVDDEKTAREIASKRRMAARERDLRARSTISLESKFNEQKEGKLSELNLIVKADVGGSAEALASSLEKLSNREVKVNIIRKGVGAITDSDILFATTAQAIIISFHLMPSLSVREMAQKEGIEIRNYRVIYDCIEDIKNAVEGLLKPTLKEELVGEAEIRQVFKIPKVGLIAGCMVTDGEVDRTSHVRVYRNGVELGTTVVQSLKRMKDDVKTVVRGFECGIGLKGYDDIKEGDSLIFFKEVTVARTLKDVAREEAEEKAKKAAEGEK; translated from the coding sequence ATGAGTATGGAAGATCAAATCAAACCGACGGACTGGGCACAAGAACACGGACTGAAAGTGGACGTGGTCATGAAGCTGCTGAGAGATGCAGGTGTCACTGTCCGTACCCAGGTGTCCAAGGTGGCCGCCTCGGATTACGAGAAGATTGAAGAGGCTGCCGCTGTTGAAAAACAGAAGCAGGATTCCAGGAGTAAGAACCTGAAGAGCGCTTCGTCTTCGGAATCCCAGGAAAGCACGCCCAAGAAAAAGTCCGCCACGGAAACCGTGACGGTCAAGAACGGTGTGACTATCCGCCGCATCAAGGCTACAAAGCCCAAGGCCACTACGGAAAAGCCCGCTGCGACAAAGGCCAAGGCTGCTGCCAAGGCCGAAGATGCTTCGACAAGCTCAGCAACCGGTACGCCGAAGGCTCCCGAAGTTGCTGCCGCTCCTAGCCCAGTTGCCCCAGCAGATGCTTCGACAGGCTCAGCAACCGAAACGTCGAAAGCCTCAGTCGCCGCGCCTGTAGCCGAAGCTCCTGCAAAGCCTGCGGAACCTGCCAAGGAAACTCCTGTCGAGGTAAAGCCCGAAGTCAAGGCCGAAGCCCCTGTAAAGACAGACCCGAAGCCTACGGCTGTGGCGAAGCCCGCTCCTGCAAAGCCTGCAGAACCCACCATGATGACCTCTTCTACGGAGCTGAAGCAGCCTCCCATGAAGGCCCAGGTGTTCAAGCCCGATGCGGCTATCCTTGCCCGTATCGCCAAGTCCCAGCAACAACAGCAGGGTGGGCGCGGTCCTAACAACCGCCGTCCGGGCGGCCCCGGCGCTCGCGGCCAGGGTAATGCCCAGGGCTACACGGGAACCTTTGGCCCCCGCAATGCCGGCAACGGTCAGGACAATCGTGGTGGCAACTTCCGCGGCGGCCAGAATGGCGGTCGCGGTGGTTTCGGCGGAGGACGCTCCAGCGGATTCTCCGGCGGCTCCATGCAAGACGCCTTCAACGCCAGCAACGGCGGTGTCGGTTTTGGTGGTGCCTCTTCCCAGGGAGGAAAGGGCGGTAACGCCAAGGGCCAGAACGGCCGTCATGGTAACGACAAGAACCGTCGTGGAAACGGTCGCGACAGGCAGGAACAGCAGAAGGAACAGCAGCAGGAAATGGTTCGCCAGAACGTTTCCCGCGTGATGGCCGACTTGTCCAAGAAGCCCGTCAAGAAAGTTTATCGCAAGGAACACAACGATAACGATTCCGGCGAAGAGAAGAAGATTCTCAAGACCTCTGACTTTATTACCGTGGGCGAACTGGCCGGTCTTATGGACCAGATGCCTGCCCGCGTCATTGCGAAGTGCATGGAAATGGGCATGATGGTGACCATCAACGCCCGCCTGGACTTCGAGACCATCCAGATTCTGGCCGACGAGTTCGGTTACGAAGCCCAGTTGATGGAAGAATACGAAGAAGCGGTTCTCGGCGTGGAAGAAGAATCCGAAGAGAACCTGCAGCCCCGCCACCCGGTGGTGACGGTGATGGGCCATGTGGACCATGGTAAAACCTCCTTGCTGGACTGGATCCGCAAGACCCACGTGGTGTCCGGCGAATCCGGCGGCATTACCCAGCATATCGGTGCCTACGAGGTGACGACTAAGCAGGGTAAGGTGACCTTCCTGGATACTCCGGGTCACGAGGCCTTCAGCGCCATGCGTGCCCGCGGTTCTCAGGTGACCGACGTGATTGTGCTGGTGGTGGCCGCCGACTCCATGGTGATGCCCCAGACGGTGGAATCTATCGAACTGGCCAAGCGCGAAAACGTGCCCATGGTGGTTGCCATCACGAAGATTGACCTGCCTACGGCCAACCCCGACAAGATTCGTGCCCAGCTGGCCGAACGCGGTGTGGAAGTGGAACAGTGGGGCGGTCAGACCAGCTGTATCGAAGTGTCCGCCCGTACGGGCCAGGGCATGGACCAGCTGCTGGAAACGCTTGCTCTCGAAGCCGAAGTGCTGGAACTCAAGGCCAACCCCGACGCACACGCCAAGGGTGCCGTGGTGGAATCCAAGCTGGACGTGGGCAAGGGCTCCATGGCTACAATCCTTGTGCAGAACGGTACCCTCCATGTGGGTGACCCGTTTGTCTGCGGTATCTACGCCGGTAAGGTCCGTGCCATGTTCAACGAGCGCGGCGAACAGATGAAGGTGGCGCCTCCTTCTGCACCTTGCCAGGTGCTGGGCTTTGACGGCACGCCTCAGGCCGGTGACGACCTGATTGTGGTGGACGACGAAAAGACCGCCCGCGAAATTGCAAGCAAACGCCGCATGGCCGCCCGTGAACGCGACCTCCGCGCCCGTAGCACCATTTCTCTGGAATCCAAGTTCAACGAACAGAAGGAAGGCAAGCTTTCCGAACTGAACCTTATCGTCAAGGCCGACGTGGGCGGTTCTGCCGAAGCTCTGGCTTCTTCTCTGGAAAAACTTTCCAACAGGGAAGTGAAGGTGAACATCATCCGCAAGGGTGTGGGCGCCATTACGGATTCCGATATCCTGTTTGCTACAACAGCCCAGGCTATCATTATTTCCTTCCACCTGATGCCTTCGCTCTCCGTGCGCGAAATGGCCCAGAAGGAAGGTATCGAAATCCGCAACTACCGCGTGATTTACGACTGTATCGAAGACATCAAGAATGCCGTGGAAGGCCTGTTGAAGCCCACCCTCAAGGAAGAACTTGTGGGCGAAGCCGAAATTCGCCAGGTGTTCAAGATTCCGAAGGTGGGTCTCATTGCCGGCTGTATGGTTACCGACGGCGAAGTGGACCGCACGAGCCACGTTCGCGTGTACCGCAATGGCGTGGAACTGGGAACTACTGTGGTCCAGTCCCTCAAGCGCATGAAGGACGACGTGAAGACGGTTGTCCGCGGATTCGAATGCGGTATCGGCCTCAAGGGTTACGACGACATCAAGGAAGGCGACAGCCTGATCTTCTTCAAGGAAGTCACCGTTGCCCGTACCCTGAAGGACGTGGCCCGCGAAGAAGCCGAGGAGAAGGCGAAGAAGGCGGCAGAAGGAGAAAAATGA
- the rbfA gene encoding 30S ribosome-binding factor RbfA: MSRRTDRLDEQFREEIGKLLQKGLKDPRVSSLASITRVTITEDLSYAKILVSVMGTDKEKRDTLVGLNNSAGFIRGVLGKALKIRKIPELNFVLDENLEHAMRIESILAELKQKGEL, from the coding sequence ATGAGTAGAAGAACCGACAGATTAGATGAGCAGTTCCGCGAGGAAATCGGCAAGCTTTTGCAGAAAGGCCTGAAGGATCCTCGCGTGAGCAGCCTTGCAAGCATTACTCGGGTGACTATCACCGAGGATTTGAGCTATGCGAAGATTCTCGTGTCCGTCATGGGCACCGACAAGGAAAAGCGTGACACCCTGGTGGGGCTGAACAACTCCGCCGGCTTTATCCGTGGAGTTCTGGGCAAGGCCCTCAAGATCCGGAAGATTCCGGAGCTGAACTTTGTTCTGGATGAGAACCTGGAACACGCCATGCGTATCGAATCCATCTTGGCCGAACTGAAGCAGAAGGGGGAACTCTAG